The genomic window GTGTTCATCTTCTATTCCTCAACTTCTTAAAATCCAGATAATGTGTGGAATGGGAAAAACCGAAATTCAACAACACCAATAATTTCTTTCTTATCGACAAAGCCAAAATGCCTACTATCTGTAGAGTATTGTCTGTTATCGCCTAAAACGAAATAGTTATCCTCCGGCACACTGTTTTCTCCAGTGAGTTGCTTCAACGTAAAATCCTCAGTAAAACGCATATTTCCCTGATTGGCTATACTTACCGCCTTTTCCAGATAACGTTCTGTTTGGTAGGATTCATTCACAAACAACTGATCTTCTTCATAATAGAGACGCTCACCAGGTAGCCCAATCACTCGACGTACCACCTGTTCACCCTTTTCATTTTTGAAAACAAGCAAACTAAAACGTTTTGGCGTTTTGAGTCGGTTGATAAACAGTCGATCCTTGTCATTGACCTGTTCTGACATAGAATAACCATCCACCTTGATTGTTGTAAATGTAAATTTTGATAAAACAGCAATCATTATCAGGAATAAGAATAACGTAATACCAAGTTCAATAAGAATAGCCTTCCTCTGTTTCCATTTCTTTTTCGACCTCTTTTTAATTGGTCGTACAGAACTATTGGCTTTTCTCCTTTTATCAGTTACTTTTCTTGTTTTTTGACCAGACCTTTTCTTGGCTTGTTGAACGTTTCGTCGTTTTTTCTTTCCAGACTTTTTTTTCGTGCTTTCTCTTTTTTCTGAATTATCACGTTTTTTTCTGTTTTTTTCTTTTTTCCGTGAATCACTCATCCCTTACACCTTGCTTCTTATTTTTTCTGCTGCAAAGCACTTTCATTCACTTCAAATTCATCAATTATTTTCTTTTGACGTTCTTTTATTTTCGTAATATCCTCAACATATGAA from Enterococcus sp. 9E7_DIV0242 includes these protein-coding regions:
- the lepB gene encoding signal peptidase I; translated protein: MSDSRKKEKNRKKRDNSEKRESTKKKSGKKKRRNVQQAKKRSGQKTRKVTDKRRKANSSVRPIKKRSKKKWKQRKAILIELGITLFLFLIMIAVLSKFTFTTIKVDGYSMSEQVNDKDRLFINRLKTPKRFSLLVFKNEKGEQVVRRVIGLPGERLYYEEDQLFVNESYQTERYLEKAVSIANQGNMRFTEDFTLKQLTGENSVPEDNYFVLGDNRQYSTDSRHFGFVDKKEIIGVVEFRFFPFHTLSGF